From a single Rosa rugosa chromosome 7, drRosRugo1.1, whole genome shotgun sequence genomic region:
- the LOC133721155 gene encoding uncharacterized protein LOC133721155, with product MSILHTSLTHQHQSLSFSKSLTSPTPLFLSLSLSLKPLTPKPTFIRMGGGPRTFPGGVSKWQWKRMQAKKAKQLLKARLCRERQIYEMRKRAELKAAVSELERPWEAVEKPPNLFSVSADEQVKVLADRFQRPGGFDLWTERDGPELFRAMEDLPSARFFPKGVVHSVRPYRRIGAEEEDEGFGGVKRLVELGAEKGLNSKSSRMYNGKLRRKGKGNRGNAQASSDVDRKQRGQSSVMRSGENGNYRRNGGLKLNGLEDDRRSSSGYNSREGGVDRRQRGQGRIIRSGENTCDRRKGALKSKGSESEVFDMRLRQDGSYEFQ from the coding sequence ATGTCAATCCTCCACACCTCTCTCACACACCAACACCAATCCCTCTCCTTCTCCAAATCCCTAACCTCCCCAAcccctctcttcctctccctctccctctcccttaAACCCTTAACCCCAAAGCCCACATTCATCCGAATGGGCGGCGGGCCCAGAACCTTCCCCGGCGGCGTATCCAAGTGGCAGTGGAAGCGCATGCAGGCCAAGAAAGCCAAGCAGCTCCTCAAGGCCCGCCTCTGCCGCGAGCGCCAAATCTACGAGATGCGAAAGCGGGCCGAGCTCAAGGCCGCCGTGTCGGAGCTCGAGCGCCCCTGGGAGGCCGTCGAGAAGCCTCCCAATTTGTTCTCCGTCAGCGCCGATGAGCAGGTTAAGGTCTTGGCCGATAGGTTCCAGAGGCCGGGAGGGTTTGACCTTTGGACCGAGAGGGATGGGCCGGAGCTGTTTCGGGCCATGGAGGACCTGCCGTCGGCGAGGTTTTTCCCGAAGGGGGTTGTGCATAGTGTGAGGCCGTATAGGAGGATTGGGGCTGAGGAGGAAGATGAGGGTTTTGGAGGAGTCAAGAGGTTGGTTGAATTGGGTGCAGAGAAGGGTTTGAATTCGAAAAGTTCTAGGATGTATAATGGTAAACTGAGGAGGAAGGGGAAGGGGAATAGGGGAAATGCTCAAGCTTCAAGTGATGTTGATAGGAAACAGAGAGGACAGAGTTCTGTAATGCGCAGTGGCGAAAATGGGAATTATAGGAGAAATGGTGGATTGAAGTTGAATGGTTTGGAGGATGATAGGAGGTCTTCGAGTGGGTATAATTCGAGAGAAGGTGGTGTTGATAGGAGACAGAGAGGACAGGGTCGCATAATCCGCAGTGGGGAAAATACGTGTGATAGAAGAAAAGGTGCATTGAAATCGAAAGGTTCAGAGTCTGAAGTTTTCGATATGAGGTTGCGACAAGATGGGAGTTATGAATTTCAATAG
- the LOC133721831 gene encoding protein NRT1/ PTR FAMILY 5.6-like isoform X1: protein MEERKGSAKSNKVAAENQEKWVYDSSVDHKGNVPLRASTGVWKASLFIVAIEFSERLSYFGIATSLIIYLTKVIHEDLKSAAKSVNYWSGVTTLIPFFGGFIADAYLGRFSTVLVSSIIYLLGLILLSMSWFVPTLKPCDTHPCLEPRKIHEVVFFLAIYMISIGTGGHKPSLESFGADQFDDDHTEERKQKMSYFNWWNFGLCCGLLFGVTVVVYVQDHVSWGAADIVLMAVMGTSLVIFIVGRPFYRYRRPTGSPLTPMLQVLVAAIAKRKLPYPSDPAQLYEISQSEKVRGRLLCHTNKLKFLDKAAIISTENSAEKQNPWTLATVTKVEEMKLVLNIIPIWLATLPFGMCVAQASTFFIKQGVSMNRSIANGFEIPPASIYSLAAIGMIISVTVYEKILVPVMRRTTGNERGINILQRIGIGMLFLIGTMVAAALVEKKRLGIVEKDPLKSSHSMSVFWLAPQFVIIGFGDGFTLVGLQEYFYDQVPDSMRSLGIAFYLGVIGAGNFLSSLLITAIDHITEKRGKSWFGKDLNSSRLDKFYWLLACMAAANLCVYVFLARRYSYKNVQKVAVVDCYEGEQEKGGSLA from the exons atggaagagagaaaggGATCAGCAAAATCGAACAAGGTGGCAGCTGAAAATCAGGAGAAATGGGTTTATGATTCTTCTGTGGATCATAAAGGAAATGTTCCTCTCCGAGCTTCAACTGGTGTTTGGAAAGCCTCTCTCTTTATTGTTG CAATTGAGTTCAGTGAGAGGCTGagttactttggaatagcaacCAGTTTAATTATTTACCTGACCAAAGTAATTCATGAAGACCTCAAGAGTGCAGCAAAGAGTGTCAACTATTGGTCTGGTGTTACCACATTGATTCCATTCTTTGGAGGCTTCATAGCTGATGCTTATTTGGGTCGCTTCTCAACTGTTCTGGTCTCATCCATCATTTACCTTCTG GGTTTGATTCTTCTATCCATGTCCTGGTTTGTACCAACCCTAAAGCCTTGTGACACACATCCATGTCTTGAACCAAGAAAAATCCATGAAGTGGTGTTCTTCCTAGCCATATACATGATCTCCATAGGAACTGGAGGCCATAAACCCTCTTTGGAGAGCTTTGGAGCTGACCAATTTGATGATGATCACACtgaagaaagaaagcaaaagaTGTCCTACTTCAATTGGTGGAACTTTGGGCTTTGCTGTGGTCTTTTGTTTGGGGTGACTGTGGTTGTCTATGTACAAGACCATGTAAGTTGGGGTGCCGCAGATATAGTTCTCATGGCAGTCATGGGTACCTCGCTGGTTATCTTCATTGTTGGGAGGCCGTTTTACCGCTATCGAAGACCTACAGGGAGCCCCCTGACACCAATGCTGCAGGTTCTTGTAGCAGCCATTGCGAAGAGAAAGCTGCCATATCCTTCTGATCCTGCTCAATTGTATGAAATTTCCCAGTCGGAGAAGGTCCGTGGGAGGCTTTTGTGCCACACCAACAAGCTCAA ATTTCTTGACAAGGCAGCCATCATAAGCACAGAAAATTCAGCTGAGAAGCAAAATCCTTGGACTCTTGCAACAGTGACAAAGGTCGAGGAGATGAAACTAGTCCTCAACATTATCCCCATTTGGCTAGCCACCCTACCATTTGGAATGTGTGTAGCACAAGCCTCTACATTCTTCATCAAACAAGGTGTCTCCATGAACCGAAGCATCGCCAACGGTTTCGAGATCCCCCCTGCCTCAATCTACTCTCTCGCAGCCATCGGAATGATCATATCCGTCACGGTCTACGAGAAAATCCTAGTCCCCGTCATGCGAAGAACAACTGGAAACGAGAGGGGAATCAACATCCTCCAGAGAATCGGAATTGGAATGCTCTTCTTAATCGGCACAATGGTAGCAGCTGCCTTGGTGGAGAAGAAAAGACTAGGGATTGTTGAGAAAGACCCTTTAAAGAGCTCACATTCCATGAGTGTGTTCTGGTTAGCACCCCAGTTTGTGATAATTGGATTTGGAGATGGGTTTACTCTTGTAGGTCTGCAGGAGTATTTCTACGACCAAGTCCCGGACTCCATGAGGAGCTTGGGAATTGCGTTTTACCTTGGTGTAATTGGAGCTGGAAATTTTCTCAGTAGCCTCTTGATCACGGCCATTGATCACATCACAGAGAAAAGGGGGAAGAGTTGGTTTGGTAAGGATTTGAATAGTAGTCGTTTGGACAAGTTTTACTGGCTATTGGCTTGTATGGCTGCAGCAAATTTgtgtgtttatgtgtttttggcTCGGCGTTACTCTTACAAGAATGTGCAGAAGGTAGCTGTGGTCGACTGCTATGAAGGTGAACAGGAAAAGGGAGGTTCATtggcataa
- the LOC133721831 gene encoding protein NRT1/ PTR FAMILY 5.6-like isoform X2, which translates to MIVIDHILCTTITAIEFSERLSYFGIATSLIIYLTKVIHEDLKSAAKSVNYWSGVTTLIPFFGGFIADAYLGRFSTVLVSSIIYLLGLILLSMSWFVPTLKPCDTHPCLEPRKIHEVVFFLAIYMISIGTGGHKPSLESFGADQFDDDHTEERKQKMSYFNWWNFGLCCGLLFGVTVVVYVQDHVSWGAADIVLMAVMGTSLVIFIVGRPFYRYRRPTGSPLTPMLQVLVAAIAKRKLPYPSDPAQLYEISQSEKVRGRLLCHTNKLKFLDKAAIISTENSAEKQNPWTLATVTKVEEMKLVLNIIPIWLATLPFGMCVAQASTFFIKQGVSMNRSIANGFEIPPASIYSLAAIGMIISVTVYEKILVPVMRRTTGNERGINILQRIGIGMLFLIGTMVAAALVEKKRLGIVEKDPLKSSHSMSVFWLAPQFVIIGFGDGFTLVGLQEYFYDQVPDSMRSLGIAFYLGVIGAGNFLSSLLITAIDHITEKRGKSWFGKDLNSSRLDKFYWLLACMAAANLCVYVFLARRYSYKNVQKVAVVDCYEGEQEKGGSLA; encoded by the exons ATGATAGTGATCGATCATATATTATGTACAACTATCACAG CAATTGAGTTCAGTGAGAGGCTGagttactttggaatagcaacCAGTTTAATTATTTACCTGACCAAAGTAATTCATGAAGACCTCAAGAGTGCAGCAAAGAGTGTCAACTATTGGTCTGGTGTTACCACATTGATTCCATTCTTTGGAGGCTTCATAGCTGATGCTTATTTGGGTCGCTTCTCAACTGTTCTGGTCTCATCCATCATTTACCTTCTG GGTTTGATTCTTCTATCCATGTCCTGGTTTGTACCAACCCTAAAGCCTTGTGACACACATCCATGTCTTGAACCAAGAAAAATCCATGAAGTGGTGTTCTTCCTAGCCATATACATGATCTCCATAGGAACTGGAGGCCATAAACCCTCTTTGGAGAGCTTTGGAGCTGACCAATTTGATGATGATCACACtgaagaaagaaagcaaaagaTGTCCTACTTCAATTGGTGGAACTTTGGGCTTTGCTGTGGTCTTTTGTTTGGGGTGACTGTGGTTGTCTATGTACAAGACCATGTAAGTTGGGGTGCCGCAGATATAGTTCTCATGGCAGTCATGGGTACCTCGCTGGTTATCTTCATTGTTGGGAGGCCGTTTTACCGCTATCGAAGACCTACAGGGAGCCCCCTGACACCAATGCTGCAGGTTCTTGTAGCAGCCATTGCGAAGAGAAAGCTGCCATATCCTTCTGATCCTGCTCAATTGTATGAAATTTCCCAGTCGGAGAAGGTCCGTGGGAGGCTTTTGTGCCACACCAACAAGCTCAA ATTTCTTGACAAGGCAGCCATCATAAGCACAGAAAATTCAGCTGAGAAGCAAAATCCTTGGACTCTTGCAACAGTGACAAAGGTCGAGGAGATGAAACTAGTCCTCAACATTATCCCCATTTGGCTAGCCACCCTACCATTTGGAATGTGTGTAGCACAAGCCTCTACATTCTTCATCAAACAAGGTGTCTCCATGAACCGAAGCATCGCCAACGGTTTCGAGATCCCCCCTGCCTCAATCTACTCTCTCGCAGCCATCGGAATGATCATATCCGTCACGGTCTACGAGAAAATCCTAGTCCCCGTCATGCGAAGAACAACTGGAAACGAGAGGGGAATCAACATCCTCCAGAGAATCGGAATTGGAATGCTCTTCTTAATCGGCACAATGGTAGCAGCTGCCTTGGTGGAGAAGAAAAGACTAGGGATTGTTGAGAAAGACCCTTTAAAGAGCTCACATTCCATGAGTGTGTTCTGGTTAGCACCCCAGTTTGTGATAATTGGATTTGGAGATGGGTTTACTCTTGTAGGTCTGCAGGAGTATTTCTACGACCAAGTCCCGGACTCCATGAGGAGCTTGGGAATTGCGTTTTACCTTGGTGTAATTGGAGCTGGAAATTTTCTCAGTAGCCTCTTGATCACGGCCATTGATCACATCACAGAGAAAAGGGGGAAGAGTTGGTTTGGTAAGGATTTGAATAGTAGTCGTTTGGACAAGTTTTACTGGCTATTGGCTTGTATGGCTGCAGCAAATTTgtgtgtttatgtgtttttggcTCGGCGTTACTCTTACAAGAATGTGCAGAAGGTAGCTGTGGTCGACTGCTATGAAGGTGAACAGGAAAAGGGAGGTTCATtggcataa
- the LOC133722121 gene encoding aldehyde oxidase GLOX, whose protein sequence is MACLAFSIFALALLNCAAIFTRANLPGTWELLVANAGIASMHTAVTRFNTVVLLDRTNIGPSRKMLRRGHCRNDPSDTFLKHDCYAHSVQFDPQTNQIRPLMILTDTWCSSGQFLPDGTLLQTGGDLDGHRKIRKFEPCEAAGSCDWFELDDVELTDGRWYATNQILPDGSVIIVGGSAANTVEYYPPRNGAVELKFLADVKDTQMDNLYPYLHLLPDGHLFIFANNKAVLYDHQTDKVAREYPPLDGGPRNYPSAGSSAMLALEGDYSTAVIVVCGGAQYGAFIQKSTDTPAHGSCGRIVATSPDPVWEMEDMPFGRIMGDMVMLPTGEVLVINGAQAGTQGFEMASNPCLYPLLYRPEQPVGLRFMTLNPGTVPRLYHSTANLLPDGRVLIAGSNPHYFYKFKAEFPTELRIEAFSPEYLGPDRANLRPVIEGVPETVRYGERFEVLVSVPLSVVGIVEVNLGSAPFATHSFSQGQRLVKLAVTPSVPDGGARYRISCVAPPNGMVAPPGYYMAFAVNQGVPSVARWIHLVS, encoded by the coding sequence ATGGCTTGCCTTGCATTCTCCATATTCGCACTTGCTCTGCTCAACTGTGCAGCTATCTTTACACGTGCCAACCTCCCCGGTACGTGGGAGCTCCTCGTCGCCAACGCCGGCATCGCCTCCATGCACACCGCCGTCACCCGCTTCAACACCGTCGTCCTCCTCGACCGCACCAACATCGGCCCCTCCCGCAAAATGCTCCGCAGGGGCCACTGCCGTAACGACCCCAGCGACACCTTTCTGAAGCACGACTGCTACGCTCACTCCGTCCAATTCGACCCCCAGACCAACCAAATCCGCCCCCTCATGATCCTCACCGACACGTGGTGCTCGTCCGGCCAGTTCCTCCCGGACGGCACTCTGCTCCAAACCGGCGGCGACCTTGACGGCCACAGAAAAATCCGCAAGTTCGAACCGTGCGAGGCCGCCGGGTCGTGCGACTGGTTCGAGCTTGATGACGTGGAGTTGACCGACGGCAGGTGGTACGCCACCAACCAGATTCTCCCCGACGGGTCGGTGATTATAGTCGGAGGCAGTGCCGCCAACACGGTGGAGTATTACCCGCCGCGAAACGGCGCCGTCGAGCTGAAGTTTCTCGCTGATGTGAAGGATACTCAGATGGACAACTTGTACCCTTACCTGCATCTCCTCCCTGACGGCCACCTCTTCATCTTCGCCAACAACAAGGCGGTGCTGTACGATCACCAGACCGACAAAGTCGCCAGAGAATATCCACCGTTGGATGGCGGGCCGCGTAACTACCCCTCAGCCGGGTCGTCCGCAATGCTGGCACTCGAAGGTGACTACTCCACCGCCGTCATCGTCGTCTGCGGTGGGGCCCAGTACGGCGCGTTTATCCAGAAGAGCACCGACACTCCCGCGCACGGCAGCTGCGGCCGGATCGTGGCGACTTCGCCCGACCCGGTTTGGGAAATGGAGGACATGCCGTTCGGGCGGATCATGGGGGACATGGTCATGCTTCCTACCGGCGAGGTTTTGGTGATCAACGGAGCTCAAGCTGGGACCCAGGGGTTTGAAATGGCTTCAAACCCGTGTTTGTACCCGCTTCTTTACCGACCCGAGCAGCCAGTCGGGTTGCGGTTCATGACGTTGAACCCGGGAACAGTGCCGAGATTGTACCACTCCACCGCGAACTTGTTACCGGACGGGCGGGTGTTGATTGCGGGAAGTAATCCGCATTACTTCTACAAATTCAAGGCTGAATTTCCCACCGAGTTGCGAATCGAAGCGTTTTCGCCCGAGTATTTGGGTCCGGACCGGGCCAATCTCCGACCCGTGATCGAGGGAGTTCCGGAAACGGTACGTTACGGCGAGCGTTTTGAGGTGCTGGTGTCGGTGCCTCTATCTGTGGTGGGAATTGTGGAGGTTAATTTGGGTAGCGCACCTTTTGCCACGCATTCGTTTTCGCAGGGTCAACGTCTGGTCAAATTGGCCGTTACGCCTTCAGTCCCAGACGGCGGCGCCCGATACAGAATTAGTTGTGTGGCGCCACCGAATGGAATGGTGGCTCCGCCGGGCTATTACATGGCTTTTGCGGTCAATCAAGGCGTGCCAAGTGTCGCTCGTTGGATACATTTGGTGTCATGA